CAAATCTATCCTGGTTTTGAATTGTCCTGAAGTGATCCAGCATTATAAAGACAATCGCCTCTATGAAATAAGGGCTGAATACAGGATCGGGATAATGATCTCGTGATGTCCAGTGATCGCGATAGAGCGTCCTCCAAACGAAGCCGGACGATTCAGGACATTCTCGCCAGGTCTGTAATGCTGGATAATGTCGAGGTTGCAGGTTGTTATCCTCGAAAATGATGCTCCCTTGTTTCTCGCCACGCTGAAAGCCTTGAGGAAGACTTCAGGAAGTATCACGGCAGATCCGGCGTTGACCACTATTCCTCCCTCAAAACCCAAATTTTCGACACGCTGGCAGAATATCCTGAAATCCCTGTAAGATAATCCACCCCAAGCCGATCCGTCATACGACGGATGCTGGTTGATGATATCCGTGCCAATAGCAATATGGACCGTCACCGGGATATCATGCTCGTAGGCAGATGCGAAGAGACTCTTGTCGCGGTTCGGAGCTTTCTTCCTGCTGATATACCTGCCGATCGCCTCTCCCAGTCCCAACCCATCGGTGACACCATCATCAACTGCTTCGGCAAGAAGCGAAGCTGTCTCTTCAGTAAAACCAAATATCCCCTTCTTGAGATTCGCAGCAACATCCTCGGAAGTCTTCCCGAAAAAGGCGATCTCGATATCATGTATCGCACAGGCTCCGTTTACTGCCAGGGAAGTCATGAAACCGGTCTTCATCATCTCGATCAGGTATAGAGGAAGTCCGCATTTGATCACGTGGGCTCCGATCATCCAGATGATTTCCTGCTTTCCGGAAGAACGCGCCTCCTCCATCGACCTTACGATCTCTTTTATCCTGCTCCCGGCAAGTTGGTCGGGCAGCAAATCGAACCATTCCCTGAACGCGCTTCCGCCTTTGGCAGGTTTTCCGTAGTCATCAAGGGAGACCTTGCTTACTCTCTCCTCAAACGGTATGGTCCTGATCCCCGAAAAATCCGACTCCTTGTATTTACCTGTCATACTCCCCGTCTTTCTCTTCGGCGATCAACCTGATCTTGTCATCACTTAACCTGAATTCCTTCAATACAGCTTCAAATGCCCCGACTATCACCTTTGAGCGCATCATCACGGGCATCCTGACCGTATCATCGGTTAGCCAGATTGTCAACTTCCCACTGTTTTCAAAGATCGTACTTGTCTCCAGGACCGGCTCGATGACGATGCAGTCGAATTCGCCTGCAGGCACCTTGACGGTCTCACGTCTGATGTACTTGATATAGATCGGATAATTTTTATAATCCGTGTGATTTGCCATGGCTACAGCCTGTCCCGGCACAAGAGGAAGAGTCCTCGCGTAATACAGGGCGGTAAGAAAATCATGTGTATTCGGGGCGATCGGGACCGTCTTGTCGCTGTAGATGGCAAGATGAGCCTTCTGGTCAAAATCGACCTGCCTGTCCTTCCTGTATTTCCCTTCCCTGAGATGTTTTATGAACCTGAGGGAATAGAGGTCTTTATACTCCATAAACGACTCATGCCTGTCCCTGACTTTGAATATCCTGTCAAACACACCGTTCGTCCTCGCTACCGAGACGATGTGGTAGCACAGCACACTGTCGAGTACAGCCATATTCCGGATCTCCAGAGTAGCCTCTCCGCCTGTGATCAGTCCGTACCGAATCGAAAATATGAGATTCTCTCCTTCGCCGAAGGGAACAGTCCGGGGAAAGACATTGACCAGTTCATAGCCTTCGAGTTCCGCAATCCCATGGTTCCGGGTTCCTTTCACAGAAATTGAATGATCGGTCTTATCATCACCTGTTTCCTTTTCGGCAGAAAGAATTGAATGTCCACAAATCAGGACAATAATGAGTGCTGCTGATGTCACCTTCAAAATGTGTATCCTACCTCTTGCATTACCTTCGATGTGACACATAATCGTTTCTCCTGCAATTAGTTACCATCGTTACACCGCACAGGATGATGGTCATCCGGTCTTTCATATAAACAGTATCTGCAAGGCGCATGCACAATCGCCGGGAAAGTCTCCTGTTTTAATATTATCTATCGAAAGTAGATGAAATAAAGATACCCTCATGCTCGAGCAATGAGAGCAGTTTTTCGGCTATCCTTGGCGGATTGAATCGATCACAGACCGCCTGACTTCCATTCTCGGCAATCCTGTTTCGGAGTCCTCCGTCTTCAGCCAGCCTCTCAACAGCATCCGCCAGCGCCTTTGGATTTCCGGCTGGTATAGTCAGAATATCATGTTCCGGCCTGAATATCTCTTCGATTGCGGGAGTGCCGGCAGTGATTACCGGCCTGCCCACAGCCATTGCCTGAAAGACTTTATTGGGGAT
Above is a genomic segment from Candidatus Latescibacterota bacterium containing:
- a CDS encoding DUF3108 domain-containing protein; amino-acid sequence: MCHIEGNARGRIHILKVTSAALIIVLICGHSILSAEKETGDDKTDHSISVKGTRNHGIAELEGYELVNVFPRTVPFGEGENLIFSIRYGLITGGEATLEIRNMAVLDSVLCYHIVSVARTNGVFDRIFKVRDRHESFMEYKDLYSLRFIKHLREGKYRKDRQVDFDQKAHLAIYSDKTVPIAPNTHDFLTALYYARTLPLVPGQAVAMANHTDYKNYPIYIKYIRRETVKVPAGEFDCIVIEPVLETSTIFENSGKLTIWLTDDTVRMPVMMRSKVIVGAFEAVLKEFRLSDDKIRLIAEEKDGEYDR